From a single Glycine soja cultivar W05 chromosome 19, ASM419377v2, whole genome shotgun sequence genomic region:
- the LOC114398756 gene encoding uncharacterized protein LOC114398756: protein MEGETSYTTGSPPIFDGEEYELWAARMTAHLEALDLWEAVEENYDVPELPLDPTVAQMKNHRERKTKKAKAKNFLFSIVSKIIFTRIMNFKSAKQIWDYLRSEYQGCERTKGMQVLNLGREFEMQSMKETETIKGYADRLLGIANRVRLLGKDFPDERIVQKILVTIPEKYESKISALEESKDLPTFTLGELINALQA, encoded by the coding sequence ATGGAGGGAGAAACATCATACACAACAGGTTCACCACCAATCTTTGATGGTGAGGAGTACGAATTATGGGCTGCAAGGATGACCGCTCATCTTGAAGCTTTGGATCTTTGGGAGGCAGTAGAAGAAAACTATGATGTTCCTGAACTACCTTTAGATCCAACAGTGGCTCAGATGAAGAATCACAGAGAAAGGAAGACCAAAAAGGCTAAGGctaaaaatttccttttctctattgtgtcaaaaattatttttacaagaaTTATGAACTTCAAGTCTGCCAAACAAATTTGGGATTATCTCAGATCAGAATATCAAGGCTGTGAAAGAACCAAAGGCATGCAAGTACTCAACTTGGGCAGAGAATTCGAGATGCAGAGCATGAAAGAGACTGAAACAATTAAAGGCTACGCTGACCGGCTGTTAGGCATAGCAAATAGAGTGAGGCTTCTTGGGAAGGACTTTCCTGATGAAAGAATAGTGCAAAAAATCCTAGTCACTATACCCGAGAAGTATGAATCGAAGATATCAGCATTGGAGGAGTCTAAAGACCTGCCAACCTTCACCTTGGGAGAACTCATAAATGCTCTACAAGCCTAG